The Coffea arabica cultivar ET-39 chromosome 10e, Coffea Arabica ET-39 HiFi, whole genome shotgun sequence region AACTTAAACGGTTTAGCTCTAGCTGTAGAAAAACCAGGTTTCTTCATCGTCGACTACAACGTCCCCAAAAAGGTATTCCTGTTTACTGAAGAAAGCAGAAATTCACCCCCAAATTAGGCTTACTTATTGATTGTGATAAATATTTGGGCATTTTCAGGACTTTAGGTTTCAATTTATGAACACAATCAGGGTTTCGGAGAAGCCATTGAACTTGACATACATGCACAGCAGGGGTGATAATCGCACTAGTTTGGATGGGACTTTGGTGTTTGATTCTGCCAATAAGGTATCGGCTAACCACGTGTTGGGGTCGGGGAATTGTAAGTTGAAGTACACTTACGTCCATGGTGGCCTGACCACTTTCGAGCCCAGCtatgatttttccaaaaattcgtGGGATTTTGCTATTTCGCGTAGGGTTTATGGCGATGATGTGTTCAGGGCTGCTTATCAGACCTCGAGTAAGAATTTGGGGCTTGAGTGGTCGaggaattcaaaattgaatggttCGTTTAAGGTATTACATTGCCGTTTGATTTGTTGGTTGCTATGTTGTTGACCTTTATGAAGAACTTATGGATCAATTTCAGTTGTATAGTTTAAAGGCATTTTTGTTTGAGCTATAGCTTATGGATAAGGTTGTGATTCAGTTGCGGAGTCATGAATCATCATACGGTGAATCTAAATGCCTATGGCTTTCATAAATCTCAGTTCACAATGCATTTGCATCTTAGGCACTGGTGTTTTGGTCTCAGTTTGCTCTTTCACCTCACACGCAAAGCATCAAAATAGTTGCTGTTTCGTAATCTCTAAGTGGTTTATGGCACATGTGCATGTTGATTTGCAGAAGCCTAAATTTTGTCGGACCATGAAGTGCTAATTTAGTTGCTGTAGCATGATTTCTGTTGGCATTTTGTTTGTGTGCTATATGAGAAAGTGCAGAACAATTTATCTCATGAGAATAGAATTGTATCATAAAAAGTGCTGTTTTGAGCACTTGGTTAACCTCTAGTTGTTGAATATGGATACTACCTGTCACGCATTCAAGGTTTAGGTTTATATGTTTTTTTGGAAAATCATCGCATGTAGCTTCTGGATATAGCATTGTTTCAGTGGAAATTTCTATCCTGATTCCATGTCAAGGTGTGCCCTTGGAATTTCAAGTGGCATTTTAAGGGGCCCAAAGTTGGTGTGGGGTGGTACATGCTTCTATACCTGTGTATGTGTACGTGTATGTGCGCATCATTGATGGATCTTTCCATGACTTTTTCAGAGTTCCTATTTGGCTTGTGTGTTCTCTTGCTCTTTCAATTTAAGATTGATGGATCTCCCCTTTTGAAGGagaattttgttgttttgatttcatttgtttgtttggCAGAAGAGTGTAACTTAATCGCAGACATCTACTTCATATATTCAGCAGAATATAAAGGAGGAGTTTCAATCAGATAGTTAATTGGGCTTTAGTTACCCAATGAGAATGCTGTTGTGTGAAAGTTTTGTAAATAGATCTTAGTGAGTTAAGTATTTCCGCTTCTTTTTTTAAAGGTCAGAAATGTAACCTGAAAACTTAAATGAGAGTTAGCATATATTTTCAGAAGTTAAAAAATGTTGTCATCCGCTCTTCAATTGCTAATCTATGCAGAATGTGGCTATCATGCATGCATGTTGTCTACTCTTTACTTGTGGCATCTAGTACAcataaaaatgcaatccatGTTGGAGTGATGGAgtgttttatgatgattttcctttatttttgattGACTTGCTGCCTGGGTTACACGGTTGCCACTTTACTAGTACCTTTGTACAttctttttgagatattttgggTAATTATTATCTTGACACATGCAATGATGTTGTGGCTGATGTGTCTTGGATACAACAGAAAAATGACAATGCCTTGATACGAAGGCTATTGGGTATGTTGGATGTTGTGTGTTTCCATATGCTTCCAAGCCATGTTGCAAAAGATGCATGAGTAGATATGGATTGGCAAAATGCTTAGGTCCTTATAATGGAGAATAAACTTAGAGTAGAAGTGGCATTTAATGTTGCTTGTctcgtcccttacaaatttagGCATCATTTTAACTAGGTTAATCTTGGTAATTGAATGTTCTGCTGGCTTTTCACTTCTACTCTTAATTTTTGTCCCTCTTCCTTTCAGATTTCAGCATCACTCAACTTGGCAGATGAAAGGAAAATGCCTAAATTAACTGCTGAGAGTACTTGGGACTTTGAGATGTGACCCTGCCTCTGGTTTCAGTACCCTGCTGCAACCATTCAGATCAAGCTGTCTCCTTGTGACTGCTTCATATTTTTTGGCTCAATTGTACGccattttttttcacatttcaaatGTGATTATGAAATTTCTGAGCGGTGATCCACGAACTtctatttatatttttcttgacgTGCGGCGGATTCCAGATATGCACTTTTTCCTCGAATAAAATTTCTGAAAGTTTGATTACTTGAATAGAGCCATCAATCATTTGGAAACAAAAAAACTGACCGTCTAACTTAGATGGTTTTCGAATTTCACTACTGTGTTCAAGCAAACTTTTGCTATACAAACAACTGGTGTTAAGGGCCTACAGGGTATCCACGCTTGCGAATTATTGACCTGGCTTGTAAAATTCCATATGCTTCCAGCAACTGGAGCCGGTCTCTAAAATTCCATGATCTGCAAACGACATCGCTCCGAGAAGCCAGTCGGAACCAGATAATTAGAAGATGCACGTGACAGCAATTAGCAAGCTTATCCCCTCTCCACAAAATGAACTGCAAAAGCAACGTGTCAGCTTTTGATCATGGTTCGACTACTACACGccaaaaaaaatagataattaaaTGACAAAATCCGATGTTAGGATTTCGGATTCTAATCGTTCTGTTTATGTTG contains the following coding sequences:
- the LOC113711680 gene encoding outer envelope pore protein 24B, chloroplastic-like, with translation MKASFKAKYETDKAAAAATVAVNAGDIKLRASMTDATIVSGPNLNGLALAVEKPGFFIVDYNVPKKDFRFQFMNTIRVSEKPLNLTYMHSRGDNRTSLDGTLVFDSANKVSANHVLGSGNCKLKYTYVHGGLTTFEPSYDFSKNSWDFAISRRVYGDDVFRAAYQTSSKNLGLEWSRNSKLNGSFKISASLNLADERKMPKLTAESTWDFEM